Genomic segment of Vulpes lagopus strain Blue_001 chromosome 7, ASM1834538v1, whole genome shotgun sequence:
CTGGAGGGAACTAGCAAACCCATCTACCTAGATGAGAAATGTCTCTCAAATAATGGAAATACAAATGCTCACATTTACACTGTATTTGGCATTTTAGACTGATATTCTCACACAGGTGATCATCTCTGATCTCTTCACTTTGCTGTGAGGCAGCAGgaatcccatttcacagatgggctCAGAGAGATAAAGCCACTCACCtccagtcacacagctagaaataAACAGAGCCTGGGGCTAGAAAGCAAGTCCATTCTGTCCCCTACATCTAAGCTTGCCTCTCTGATAGTTACATTGgcccaacaacaaagaaaatataatttcacagTACCTTTCTGCTTCTTGGTCTGTGCTCTGCTGTTTGCTCTCAAAGGCATTGAAGCTGCTCATGTCCACATAGCCATCATTCTCATTTGCTGTGGACAGGGCTCTGCTCTGATCTTCAAACAGTTTCGTAAATGTCCCAGCCCTCGCAGGCCTCCGCGGCGGAATCTGAATATTTTCATAGTCTGAGTTCATGGCTGGAATGTTCTCATAGTCTGAAGTATCAGCATTGGGGAATGAGATGGACCGTGGCTTGGTCAGGGGCAAGGGCAGAAAGGGGGGCCGAGAGCGGTCTTCGAAGGACTCCACTCTAGACACCGTCCTGCTGAAGGGGACACCTTTCCTCTTTCCATCCCTATAGAagatgagggaggaaggggattCGGAAGCCCGGAGCTTGCCAGTCCGAGCCTTGAGCTGTGGGGAGTTGCTGAGGCTCCTGCGGTCAATTTCCAGAAGCCTGGCAGGCCCGTGGTAGCTGGATTCTGAAGATGACCTGGAAGACGACACGTTCACATCCACGTGGACTttgttctctgacttctttttaaatgtcagtgCCAGGAACTTCTTGAAGGATGACTTCTTCTTCTTGGTGTACTTGTCTGGGGGCTCAGTCTCAATCAGCAGTGAGGGAGAACTCTTTGTGATGGGCTTTTTGGTGATGCAGGCCAGGTCGAAAGGGGGCGGGATGTCGACCACAGAAGAGGGTGTTGAGGTGCCACTGGAAGGAAGGTGGTTCCTCTGGGAGAAACTCCCAGAGGAGCCAATCACACAGGGCAGAGAAAGGTTGTCATCTTTTCTTTTGATCCTATGATCGTCCAAGCTAGATGCCTCTGACTCCCGGTACAAGGAGACTGGAATCTCTCGGCCTTCCACAGAGAACGATCGAGGGTATAAAGTGAAGGCTCTGGGCTTTGCTGGCAAGGCCCTGCTGGCTTCCAGCGGTTTCCCCTCCAATGACAGAACCGTCTTTCTTGCCTCCTTGGTGGCACCTTTTATGCCAATAGCCGAAGAGCCAGCTTCTGGTCCGATTTCTTCTGGGACAGTTTCTGGGACATAGCCAGCCACCTTCCCAGAGTGGGGCCTGGCCCTTGCAATGATGTTCTTCCTATCAGTGGGGACCAGGCCACCCTCAGCATCAGAGTTCATTTCTTCTTTCGTGCCATAAGCACTCAGAGTGTCAGATGCAGCCTGTGTCTCAggctcctctccttccccagggaCAGTCCCTTGGTCCAGGTCAACTCCCATCTCATAGGGGTTGGTGAGTGCATCGTCTCCAGCATCCTCATCCCCTGCCATTACCACCACATCAGGGACAGAGGGGCCCTCCCCAGCGCCATATGAAGCTCTGACAATGGGGTCCTGCTCTGCACATTCTGCAGACTGTGGTTCCTCCTGTGACTCTAAGCCTCCTGCTGACTTAGAAAGAGAAGAGTAGCTCTCGCTACAGAAGGAGGTGCTCTCAGTCGGAAAGAACTCGTAGGGACTTCCTGAGAGTGAAGTCACAAAGTCATCCACACCATCATTCTCAAAAGGAATGATTTGGCAGCTCTCCTCGGCAGGTTCATCCTGCACCGGGTCTCTACCTTCTCGAGGGTCTTCTCCCACCTCCTGGGTGACTGCTGCCATTTCTTCTTggtcagttttctcattttggtCAGGTGGCTCATCCTGGTCACCGCTGGCCATGGTATCTTCACACTCCTCCTTGGAGACTTCAGGGTTGACTATagccctctctgcctcctggataCTTGAGGCCAAGCCCTCATTCTCTGTGGGTTCCTTGCTGGCATCTTCGGCATCCCCCTCGGGGGGTCTGTCAAAACCCACACATTCATCTGGAGCCCCTAGTTCTGTGTTGGGGGAGCCTTCCTCAccaccctccccttcctccctgggtGTCCCAGGGGGCCCAGGCTCCTCGCTGGGAATTGCTGGACCCTCTAAATCAACTTGAGTTAGAATGACATCACTTGGAAGGATTGCCTCTCCATCCCAAGGGCCTCCGTCCTCCAGGTTATACATGTTGTGCTCTTCCACtagcttctcttcctcctcccttgtgAACGtctgctcctctgcccccagGTCACAGGCACTGTTCTCTACCCCCACATCCTCAGGAGTGGGGGCTGTGCCTCCATCAGCCTCGTCACTTAGCACCCCTTCAGCTGGGGCTGCCAAGTCCTCAGCAGCTCCCATCCCCTCTGGGTCACTCTCCTCGCCTCCCTCCTGGCACTCCTCTTCCCCAGCAGCTGGAGATATCATTACTGCATTCTCTGCAGAGGTGCTATCCCTGGGTTCATCCTCTTTTGGTGGAGCCTTGGGGACCACGATGTAATCCTCATCAGCCTCAGACTCGGAGCACTCCAAGTTGGACCGGTGCTCTTCGTACAGTCCCCTGTCGACGCAGAGCAGTTTCCCGTTGCTGCATTTATTCAAACTGTTGATCACGTACACACTGGCTCTCCATTCACTGGGGGTCGACAGCCTGGGTTTAGGGGCAATGGGGGGTTTTGGCCCCCTAGACATGGAGTTGGGACTGTGAAGACTATCAGGCCGGGGTGATGAAGTAAATTTGGGTGTTGTCATTGGCGTGAGGGGACTGGTAGTCTTTGGCTTGGGAGCAACTGGTGGTTTTGGTGAATCTAAAggatgaaaatagagaaaacaaggaCACAAAAAGTATAGTTACCTTTATTTCCATTCAGGGTCTCCCACTTAGCATTTTCAAGAAAACACTGAAGACAGTTTCCCAACCTCTGTGAGCCCAATATACTATGTTCTATCTTCGGGTTATATCCTCCACCCCATCTTTAAAATCCCTGGACCTCTACTGATGATGCATCCTGTAAACAAAGTGATGTAAACAAAGATCTTTCTTCTGTACATAGTCCAGCTAACAAAACTCAACTCAATGACATATTCCTCAAATAAAGGTGTCCAGATCATTTTAATCATTCATCCAACAACTATATATTAAATGCTTTGTAGGTGCCAGGTACCCATGAGACAATGCTGAACTTGATAGTCACCATCCCTGccaccctcatggagcttatattcatTCTATAGTTAATTCATTGGATACCTACTATCTATATGCACCAGGAAGAGAAGAATACCTCTGCTGAGTACTTGCAGTTAGGTCGGGGAGACAAGACTAACCGAACAATTGGAGGACAGAGCTGCAGACCCTTGCAATATTATGACTGAATAGCCATTATCTCATTCCCTCAAGAGCAATACACCAAAGGTCTGTGACAGTGATGCATGACTCTTCTAAGGGTCACCTTTGAATTCTACGTGCCTTAAGACTGGTGTCTAGCTAACTGCCCTGCATCCAAATTTCATGAGCACCCAAATTTCATAGGAAAAACTACATGGTATTTTCCAACATGGGTATTTCCAAAAAGTCCCCTCTCTTGTGGATGTGGAGGATCTATCTGACCATGTCAGAATAAAGGATGTGGTACAAACTATACACTGTACAACAGGAGTCAGAGAAGCAAGAGTTACCATGACTAATGAAGACCTCCTGAAGAAGGTGAAATTTCAACTGTATTCTTCAGAATGGGAGGGATCTGGATAAGTGCAAGGGTCAAGAGAATAGCTGCCCACTGCCAAGTTCATCTGTCTTCACAGCATGACTCCATGCCTCCAAGTCCCTGGCCACACTGGGCAGAGTGAGGAATGAAGATTTC
This window contains:
- the FGD5 gene encoding FYVE, RhoGEF and PH domain-containing protein 5 isoform X2 is translated as MTTPKFTSSPRPDSLHSPNSMSRGPKPPIAPKPRLSTPSEWRASVYVINSLNKCSNGKLLCVDRGLYEEHRSNLECSESEADEDYIVVPKAPPKEDEPRDSTSAENAVMISPAAGEEECQEGGEESDPEGMGAAEDLAAPAEGVLSDEADGGTAPTPEDVGVENSACDLGAEEQTFTREEEEKLVEEHNMYNLEDGGPWDGEAILPSDVILTQVDLEGPAIPSEEPGPPGTPREEGEGGEEGSPNTELGAPDECVGFDRPPEGDAEDASKEPTENEGLASSIQEAERAIVNPEVSKEECEDTMASGDQDEPPDQNEKTDQEEMAAVTQEVGEDPREGRDPVQDEPAEESCQIIPFENDGVDDFVTSLSGSPYEFFPTESTSFCSESYSSLSKSAGGLESQEEPQSAECAEQDPIVRASYGAGEGPSVPDVVVMAGDEDAGDDALTNPYEMGVDLDQGTVPGEGEEPETQAASDTLSAYGTKEEMNSDAEGGLVPTDRKNIIARARPHSGKVAGYVPETVPEEIGPEAGSSAIGIKGATKEARKTVLSLEGKPLEASRALPAKPRAFTLYPRSFSVEGREIPVSLYRESEASSLDDHRIKRKDDNLSLPCVIGSSGSFSQRNHLPSSGTSTPSSVVDIPPPFDLACITKKPITKSSPSLLIETEPPDKYTKKKKSSFKKFLALTFKKKSENKVHVDVNVSSSRSSSESSYHGPARLLEIDRRSLSNSPQLKARTGKLRASESPSSLIFYRDGKRKGVPFSRTVSRVESFEDRSRPPFLPLPLTKPRSISFPNADTSDYENIPAMNSDYENIQIPPRRPARAGTFTKLFEDQSRALSTANENDGYVDMSSFNAFESKQQSTDQEAESAYTEPYKVCPISAAAPKEDLSSDEEQGSSEEEDSVLRDPSLTHKMEGQSRAHIIAQELLSSEKAYVEMLQHLYLDFHGAVTRALDEIDQEGKDTLSREELRRGLSELPAIRDLHQGILEELGERLLHWEAQQKVADVFLAREQEFDHHAAHILQFDRYLSLLSETCLHSPRLAAAVREFEEQQSQQGGGQNVKHRLLRVVQRLFQYQVLLTDYLNNLCPDSAEYDNTQGALTLISKVTDRANDSMEQGENLQKLVHIEHSVRGQGDLLQPGREFLKEGTLMKVTGKSRRPRHLFLMSDVLLYTYPQKDGKYRLKNTLSVASMKVSRPVMEKVPYALKIETPQSCLTLSASSCAERDEWHSCLSRALPEDYKAQALAAFHHSVEIRERLGVSLGERPPTLVPVTHVMMCMNCGCDFSLTLRRHHCHACGKIVCRNCSRNKYPLKYLKDRMAKVCDGCYGELKKRGGDVPGLMRERPVSMSFPLSSPRFSSSAFSSVFHSINPSTFKKQKKVPSALTEVAASGEGSAISGYLSRCKKGKRHWKKLWFVIKGKVLYTYMASEDTVAMESMPLLGFTIAPEKEEGSSEVGPIFHLYHKKTLFYSFKAEDTNSAQRWIEAMEDASVL
- the FGD5 gene encoding FYVE, RhoGEF and PH domain-containing protein 5 isoform X1; translated protein: MHRADSPKPPVAPKPKTTSPLTPMTTPKFTSSPRPDSLHSPNSMSRGPKPPIAPKPRLSTPSEWRASVYVINSLNKCSNGKLLCVDRGLYEEHRSNLECSESEADEDYIVVPKAPPKEDEPRDSTSAENAVMISPAAGEEECQEGGEESDPEGMGAAEDLAAPAEGVLSDEADGGTAPTPEDVGVENSACDLGAEEQTFTREEEEKLVEEHNMYNLEDGGPWDGEAILPSDVILTQVDLEGPAIPSEEPGPPGTPREEGEGGEEGSPNTELGAPDECVGFDRPPEGDAEDASKEPTENEGLASSIQEAERAIVNPEVSKEECEDTMASGDQDEPPDQNEKTDQEEMAAVTQEVGEDPREGRDPVQDEPAEESCQIIPFENDGVDDFVTSLSGSPYEFFPTESTSFCSESYSSLSKSAGGLESQEEPQSAECAEQDPIVRASYGAGEGPSVPDVVVMAGDEDAGDDALTNPYEMGVDLDQGTVPGEGEEPETQAASDTLSAYGTKEEMNSDAEGGLVPTDRKNIIARARPHSGKVAGYVPETVPEEIGPEAGSSAIGIKGATKEARKTVLSLEGKPLEASRALPAKPRAFTLYPRSFSVEGREIPVSLYRESEASSLDDHRIKRKDDNLSLPCVIGSSGSFSQRNHLPSSGTSTPSSVVDIPPPFDLACITKKPITKSSPSLLIETEPPDKYTKKKKSSFKKFLALTFKKKSENKVHVDVNVSSSRSSSESSYHGPARLLEIDRRSLSNSPQLKARTGKLRASESPSSLIFYRDGKRKGVPFSRTVSRVESFEDRSRPPFLPLPLTKPRSISFPNADTSDYENIPAMNSDYENIQIPPRRPARAGTFTKLFEDQSRALSTANENDGYVDMSSFNAFESKQQSTDQEAESAYTEPYKVCPISAAAPKEDLSSDEEQGSSEEEDSVLRDPSLTHKMEGQSRAHIIAQELLSSEKAYVEMLQHLYLDFHGAVTRALDEIDQEGKDTLSREELRRGLSELPAIRDLHQGILEELGERLLHWEAQQKVADVFLAREQEFDHHAAHILQFDRYLSLLSETCLHSPRLAAAVREFEEQQSQQGGGQNVKHRLLRVVQRLFQYQVLLTDYLNNLCPDSAEYDNTQGALTLISKVTDRANDSMEQGENLQKLVHIEHSVRGQGDLLQPGREFLKEGTLMKVTGKSRRPRHLFLMSDVLLYTYPQKDGKYRLKNTLSVASMKVSRPVMEKVPYALKIETPQSCLTLSASSCAERDEWHSCLSRALPEDYKAQALAAFHHSVEIRERLGVSLGERPPTLVPVTHVMMCMNCGCDFSLTLRRHHCHACGKIVCRNCSRNKYPLKYLKDRMAKVCDGCYGELKKRGGDVPGLMRERPVSMSFPLSSPRFSSSAFSSVFHSINPSTFKKQKKVPSALTEVAASGEGSAISGYLSRCKKGKRHWKKLWFVIKGKVLYTYMASEDTVAMESMPLLGFTIAPEKEEGSSEVGPIFHLYHKKTLFYSFKAEDTNSAQRWIEAMEDASVL